A single Cannabis sativa cultivar Pink pepper isolate KNU-18-1 chromosome 7, ASM2916894v1, whole genome shotgun sequence DNA region contains:
- the LOC115698269 gene encoding putative wall-associated receptor kinase-like 16 produces MELINKFILCAMLMINVAFCSNNSSIPTHISGCTNQLCGDFEIPYPFGLDKGCFMEPPYLFQIYCKNSKPYLFNSGFSVSKLSVAAGEVTLMLPIAQDCYTENGTQLKNNVSDFNQAFNQYFSVSFVRNKFYSIGCDNLATINGFRGDNNYTTGCISSCSYAHEVDLKSCSGVGCCKTSIPSGLNSYRFSLRSNNHHRSVWSFNPCSYSFFMEETEFNFSRLEEFTNLTQVPVMVDFAVGFESCEVAKKNMTSYACKENTVCVDSIPRDGYLCWCSKGYEGNPFLGCTDVDECKKDPNLCKNGICQNTPGSFKCLCQKGYLPQNETMCIDVKDNSRNRIVDYIIVSVSMGFVAIMATIGLMFWGMKKRKLTKLREKFFEQNGGIMLQQRFSSHRGSKDTTKIFTLEEIKKATNNFHESRILGEGGYGIVYKGELMENKFVAIKKSKVGIQTQIEQFINEMIVLMQINHKNVVKLFGCCLETEVPLLVYEFITNGNLFEHIQNISNEFSPLSWELRLKIASETAGALAYLHSQTITQIIHRDVKTANILLDENYTAKVSDFGASRLNPLDQDQLQTLVQGTFGYLDPEYMYSSNLTDKSDVYSFGVVLAELLTSMKAIDFRRDENDRNLANYFVSALKGDRILDIFDADIVSDANVKALMEVANLAGRCLRVKSDERPTMKEVAMELEGLRAMEKHQQREANFPTGETKYLVESPLYPNCIHNVDGESTNNTSADYVNIQNELLNSYNSGR; encoded by the exons ATGgagttaattaataaatttatactatGTGCGATGTTGATGATAAATGTAGCATTTTGCAGCAACAACAGCTCCATACCAACCCACATAAGTGGTTGCACCAACCAGTTATGcggagatttcgaaattccatACCCATTTGGCCTTGACAAAGGCTGTTTCATGGAACCACCATACCTGTTCCAGATCTATTGTAAGAATTCAAAGCCGTACCTTTTCAACTCCGGTTTCAGCGTCAGCAAACTATCCGTTGCAGCCGGCGAGGTAACACTCATGCTGCCTATTGCCCAAGATTGTTACACTGAGAACGGCACACAGTTGAAAAATAATGTCTCAGACTTCAACCAAGCCTTTAATCAATATTTCAGCGTTTCCTTTGTCAGGAACAAGTTTTACTCCATAGGTTGCGATAATTTGGCAACCATCAATGGCTTTAGGGGCGATAATAACTACACAACGGGCTGCATATCCTCGTGTAGTTACGCCCACGAAGTGGACCTTAAGTCTTGCTCTGGCGTAGGCTGTTGCAAAACTTCGATCCCCAGTGGACTTAATAGCTACCGTTTTAGTTTGAGAAGTAACAATCATCATAGAAGTGTTTGGAGTTTTAACCCGTGTAGCTATTCTTTTTTTATGGAAGAAACTGAGTTTAATTTTTCAAGGCTTGAAGAATTTACCAATCTTACTCAGGTTCCTGTTATGGTTGACTTTGCTGTTGGGTTCGAATCTTGTGAAGTTGCTAAGAAGAATATGACGAGTTACGCTTGTAAGGAGAATACTGTGTGTGTTGATTCAATTCCTAGGGATGGCTACCTTTGTTGGTGCTCAAAGGGTTATGAAGGAAACCCTTTCCTTGGTTGTACAG aTGTCGATGAGTGTAAAAAAGATCCAAATCTCTGCAAAAATGGAATATGCCAAAACACACCAGGTAGTTTCAAGTGCTTATGCCAAAAGGGATATTTGCCCCAAAATGAAACCATGTGCATAGATGTGAAGGACAATTCCAGAAATCGAATTGTTGACTACATTATAGTGA GTGTAAGCATGGGATTTGTAGCCATTATGGCTACAATCGGTTTAATGTTTTGGGGAATGAAGAAAAGAAAGTTAACAAAGCTAAGAGAAAAATTCTTTGAACAAAATGGAGGCATAATGTTACAACAAAGATTTTCAAGCCACAGAGGATCTAAGGATACAACTAAAATTTTCACTTTGGAAGAAATCAAGAAAGCAACAAACAATTTCCATGAAAGCAGAATCCTTGGAGAGGGAGGTTATGGAATAGTTTATAAAGGAGAATTGATGGAAAATAAATTTGTTGCAATCAAGAAGTCAAAGGTGGGCATTCAAACACAAATTGAACAATTCATCAATGAGATGATTGTTCTTATGCAGATTAATCACAAGAATGTGGTTAAACTCTTTGGATGTTGTTTGGAGACTGAAGTTCCTTTGttagtgtatgaatttattaCAAATGGCAATCTTTTTGAGCATATTCAAAACATAAGCAACGAATTTTCACCACTTTCATGGGAGTTGAGATTAAAGATAGCCTCAGAAACTGCAGGAGCTCTTGCTTATTTGCACAGCCAGACTATAACACAAATCATACATAGAGATGTGAAGACAGCGAACATACTTTTGGACGAAAATTACACAGCAAAAGTGTCTGATTTCGGAGCTTCTCGATTGAATCCTCTTGACCAAGATCAACTTCAAACACTTGTGCAAGGAACATTTGGATACTTAGATCCAGAATACATGTATTCAAGCAACCTAACTGATAAAAGTGATGTATATAGTTTTGGAGTTGTGTTAGCGGAATTATTAACAAGCATGAAGGCCATTGATTTTAGAAGAGATGAGAATGACAGAAATCTTGCAAATTATTTTGTCTCTGCTTTAAAAGGTGATAGAATACTTGATATTTTTGATGCTGATATTGTTAGTGATGCAAATGTTAAAGCTTTGATGGAAGTTGCAAATCTTGCTGGTAGATGTTTGAGGGTGAAAAGTGATGAAAGGCCTACAATGAAAGAAGTGGCAATGGAATTAGAGGGGTTAAGAGCTATGGAAAAGCATCAACAAAGAGAAGCTAATTTTCCCACTGGAGAGACAAAGTACTTAGTTGAATCACCTTTGTACCCCAACTGTATTCACAACGTGGATGGTGAATCAACGAATAATACTTCTGCTGACTATGTGAACATCCAAAATGAACTCTTGAATTCATACAATAGTGGGCGTTAA